One window of Paenibacillus sp. FSL K6-3182 genomic DNA carries:
- a CDS encoding extracellular solute-binding protein, with amino-acid sequence MQKSITKMPLFIAVIMLLSVILAACSSSNSNTPSNNGKATNAPTGGTEEVKQEDEVTLKFYFGGDKKAATDEVWSKVSEYVKAKGLNVKFDINFIPFGDFKEKMLVMAASGDNWDMNFDGDWLSYKQMAAKGSYMALNDLLPEFAPNLHKKYEEQGTLAAATVNGNIVGLPWTMKMNERKFTGWRSDLVEKAGLDIPAGSIKTIEDVDRLLRELKKAYPNERISRTPPVSLIMIRDEWVDLNFHGLGFYLSDDKITIKAVEQQPFYLEAAKLAKVWYDDNLINRDAMIDKSDEAAEWRNGKKLFTVTSHEWVSANPGFSDPSFKMESAELYPDKRFVNRTALANVVAINRNSKNPERVLRFLDMMETDKTLYDLVQYGIEGKTYVLNGETAEYPEGMETTTSNYMEWGGQWAFWKPQFMRPTMTYGTDFWLKEAEFASKPNNVNSPIDGLFIAEDNMKNEIAKRDTANDELNRPIEFGVVKDVEKAVAAYIETQKKNGLDVIIAETQRQIDEFLAKKK; translated from the coding sequence ATGCAGAAAAGCATAACAAAAATGCCGCTATTTATTGCTGTCATTATGCTGCTAAGTGTTATTCTAGCAGCATGCAGCTCAAGCAACAGCAATACGCCAAGCAATAATGGGAAGGCGACTAATGCGCCAACTGGCGGAACCGAAGAAGTGAAGCAAGAGGATGAAGTTACGTTGAAGTTTTATTTTGGCGGTGATAAAAAAGCGGCTACGGATGAGGTTTGGTCCAAGGTTAGCGAATATGTGAAAGCGAAAGGTCTTAACGTGAAGTTCGATATTAACTTCATTCCGTTTGGCGACTTCAAAGAAAAGATGCTCGTTATGGCCGCATCCGGCGACAACTGGGATATGAACTTTGACGGCGACTGGCTTTCGTACAAGCAGATGGCTGCAAAAGGTTCATACATGGCATTAAACGATCTGCTGCCGGAATTTGCTCCTAACTTGCATAAGAAATATGAGGAGCAGGGTACACTTGCTGCTGCAACGGTAAACGGCAATATCGTAGGTCTTCCATGGACGATGAAAATGAATGAGCGTAAATTTACTGGCTGGCGCTCTGATCTTGTCGAGAAAGCGGGACTTGATATTCCAGCAGGCTCAATCAAAACGATTGAGGATGTCGACAGATTGCTGCGTGAATTGAAAAAAGCGTACCCGAACGAAAGAATTTCCCGGACGCCGCCGGTATCCCTCATTATGATTCGTGATGAGTGGGTAGATCTTAACTTCCACGGTCTTGGCTTCTATTTAAGCGATGACAAAATTACGATTAAAGCAGTTGAGCAGCAACCATTCTACCTAGAGGCTGCAAAGCTGGCTAAAGTTTGGTATGACGATAATTTGATTAATCGTGATGCGATGATTGATAAGTCAGACGAAGCAGCAGAGTGGAGAAATGGCAAGAAGCTATTCACTGTAACATCTCATGAATGGGTAAGTGCTAATCCTGGTTTCTCTGATCCGTCATTCAAGATGGAATCGGCAGAGCTTTATCCTGACAAAAGATTCGTTAACCGTACGGCTCTTGCCAATGTCGTTGCCATTAACCGCAACTCCAAAAATCCAGAACGAGTGCTTCGTTTCTTGGATATGATGGAAACCGACAAAACGTTGTATGACCTTGTGCAATACGGTATTGAAGGCAAAACCTATGTATTGAACGGGGAAACGGCTGAATATCCGGAAGGCATGGAAACAACGACGAGCAACTATATGGAGTGGGGCGGACAATGGGCATTCTGGAAGCCGCAATTCATGCGTCCGACGATGACATATGGAACGGATTTCTGGCTGAAGGAAGCTGAATTTGCAAGCAAGCCTAATAACGTCAACTCACCTATCGACGGCCTATTTATCGCTGAAGACAATATGAAAAACGAGATTGCAAAACGTGATACAGCAAACGATGAGCTGAACAGACCGATAGAGTTTGGCGTGGTGAAGGATGTCGAGAAAGCGGTTGCTGCTTATATCGAAACGCAAAAGAAAAATGGACTTGATGTCATCATCGCTGAAACTCAAAGACAAATTGATGAGTTTCTTGCGAAGAAAAAATAA
- a CDS encoding carbohydrate-binding protein: MLVKGRRQVYVILLLVLVLISTQLSFSPSKVSAAGNLALNKSVTESNHTQNYIASNATDGNQASYWEGAASSYPNWIRVDLGSSQAVNQVVLKLPLAWGDRTQTLSVQTSSDDINYNTIVASAAYTYQSGTNAVTINFTSTNARYVKINVTANTGATGGQISELEVYGPTVVATPTPSPSATTVPTAAPGSISAFVQTAASAFNSQFGTQLENSSEGGQNVAYVDNGDYLVFNNVNFGSGASSVALRVASQTSGGNVEIRLDSLNGTLAGTCAVTTTGGWQSWTTKNCSINTISGVHNLYLKFTGGAGNLFNINWFKFAAAAIGGDVVGKVFAGYQGWFTAGGDGSPLNNWTHWSKNNNNLTANSNVNFEMYPDLREYTKLYQTNLGNLGNGQPAKLFSSYDQETVNKHFEWMQTYNISGAALQRFGADANYAPNNWNQNRDSVAVKVKNAAETYNRKFYVMYDITDLNPSQWVNAVKNDFTNNVVGTMNLTSSTAYAKQDGKLVICIWGIGFTDRPGTAAESADLIAWFKNQGYYVIGGVPTHWRNGDNDSKPGFLDVYKSLDMLSPWFVGRFSQLAGADHYKTNQWAPDFAFTQQNGIVYQPVIWPGFAWKNMKNGPVNEIPRLHGDFMWRQAYNLKSLGINTGYIAMFDEYDEATAIAKAAENSSMIPNNQYFLTLDADGVAVSSDFYLRLTGDIARLFNNEIPLTVNHPTSHQ, encoded by the coding sequence ATGTTGGTTAAAGGAAGAAGACAGGTTTACGTCATCCTATTGCTTGTTCTGGTTCTTATTTCAACGCAGCTCTCGTTTTCACCATCCAAGGTATCGGCAGCTGGCAATTTAGCGCTGAACAAAAGTGTAACGGAAAGCAACCATACTCAGAACTATATAGCTTCAAACGCAACGGATGGCAATCAAGCCAGCTATTGGGAGGGGGCTGCAAGCAGCTATCCGAACTGGATTAGGGTCGATTTGGGCAGCAGCCAAGCCGTCAATCAAGTGGTTCTTAAGCTGCCGCTTGCTTGGGGTGACCGTACCCAAACCTTATCTGTGCAGACTAGCAGCGATGATATAAACTACAACACCATTGTTGCTTCTGCGGCCTATACTTATCAATCCGGTACAAATGCGGTCACCATCAACTTTACAAGCACCAATGCGCGTTATGTCAAAATAAATGTGACGGCTAATACTGGAGCAACTGGCGGACAAATATCGGAGCTTGAGGTGTATGGACCGACCGTTGTGGCAACGCCAACGCCTTCACCGAGTGCGACGACAGTTCCAACAGCTGCGCCAGGCTCGATATCGGCTTTTGTTCAAACGGCAGCTTCCGCCTTTAACAGTCAATTTGGCACACAATTGGAAAACTCCAGTGAAGGCGGTCAAAATGTCGCCTATGTGGACAACGGGGATTACCTTGTGTTTAACAATGTGAACTTCGGGAGCGGAGCCTCATCGGTTGCGCTGCGGGTGGCAAGCCAAACAAGCGGCGGCAATGTTGAAATTAGACTGGACAGCTTGAATGGCACGCTGGCAGGTACCTGCGCGGTAACGACTACGGGCGGCTGGCAGTCATGGACAACCAAAAATTGTTCCATTAACACAATAAGCGGAGTCCATAATCTATATTTAAAATTTACTGGAGGAGCAGGTAATCTGTTTAATATCAACTGGTTCAAATTTGCTGCTGCCGCAATTGGCGGCGATGTAGTCGGAAAGGTGTTTGCAGGCTACCAGGGCTGGTTTACCGCTGGGGGTGACGGATCACCTCTAAATAACTGGACACATTGGTCCAAAAACAATAATAATCTGACAGCGAACTCCAACGTAAACTTCGAGATGTATCCGGATTTAAGAGAGTATACGAAGCTGTATCAAACGAACTTAGGCAATTTAGGCAACGGTCAGCCAGCCAAGCTGTTCTCCTCTTATGATCAAGAAACGGTGAACAAGCATTTTGAATGGATGCAGACGTACAACATTAGCGGCGCAGCGCTGCAAAGGTTCGGGGCGGATGCAAACTATGCGCCGAATAATTGGAATCAGAACCGCGACAGCGTAGCTGTGAAGGTGAAAAATGCTGCAGAAACCTATAACCGCAAATTTTATGTGATGTATGATATTACGGATCTCAATCCAAGCCAGTGGGTCAATGCGGTCAAAAATGATTTTACCAACAATGTTGTTGGCACGATGAATTTAACCTCATCGACTGCCTATGCTAAGCAGGACGGTAAGCTGGTCATCTGTATTTGGGGGATCGGTTTTACCGATCGGCCAGGAACAGCAGCGGAATCCGCAGACTTAATCGCTTGGTTCAAAAACCAAGGCTATTATGTGATCGGCGGCGTTCCTACCCATTGGCGCAATGGGGATAACGATTCGAAGCCTGGTTTCCTCGATGTGTACAAATCGCTTGATATGCTATCGCCTTGGTTTGTCGGTCGGTTCAGCCAGCTAGCGGGCGCTGATCATTACAAGACGAATCAATGGGCGCCGGATTTCGCATTTACTCAGCAGAATGGCATCGTATATCAGCCCGTGATTTGGCCGGGTTTTGCATGGAAAAACATGAAAAACGGTCCCGTCAACGAAATTCCTCGTCTGCATGGCGATTTCATGTGGCGACAGGCTTACAATTTAAAAAGTTTAGGCATCAATACAGGTTATATTGCGATGTTTGATGAATATGACGAGGCGACAGCGATTGCCAAAGCCGCCGAGAACAGCTCGATGATTCCGAACAATCAATATTTCCTTACGCTCGATGCGGATGGCGTAGCCGTATCCTCTGATTTCTATTTGCGGTTGACTGGCGATATTGCACGTCTCTTCAATAATGAAATCCCATTAACCGTAAATCATCCGACTAGTCATCAGTAA
- a CDS encoding HAD family hydrolase, with protein MNNIKHIIFDFDGTLADTWPVMYQVISGVFQRYDGRQVLIEDMYALAGPTELQIIEQHLSNREQVEAAITEYVAEYEQRHEELVERNTEIADLLVSLRQSGIGIAMFTGKSRRTLDISLDKLGWEVSFDKIVTGDDVEKRKPSAEGIHLILNELGWAKEETIFVGDSNDDMMAGQEAGIRTFAAQWMAVVQDKDYRVLPERIFNEVEAFKQFVLEQVEKV; from the coding sequence TTGAACAACATTAAACATATTATTTTTGACTTTGATGGTACACTTGCTGATACTTGGCCGGTGATGTATCAAGTGATTTCAGGTGTATTCCAGAGATATGATGGCAGGCAAGTGTTGATTGAGGATATGTACGCATTGGCAGGGCCGACGGAGCTTCAAATTATTGAACAGCATCTAAGCAATCGCGAGCAAGTGGAAGCAGCCATAACCGAATATGTAGCTGAATATGAGCAGCGTCATGAGGAGCTCGTAGAGCGAAATACGGAAATTGCTGATTTGCTAGTCTCATTGCGGCAATCAGGCATTGGAATTGCCATGTTCACAGGCAAATCGCGGCGTACGCTCGATATTTCGCTGGACAAGCTGGGCTGGGAGGTTAGCTTCGACAAGATTGTAACGGGCGATGATGTGGAGAAGCGCAAGCCATCAGCGGAAGGGATCCATCTTATATTGAACGAGCTTGGCTGGGCAAAGGAAGAAACTATTTTTGTCGGCGACAGCAACGATGATATGATGGCAGGTCAAGAAGCTGGAATACGTACCTTTGCTGCCCAGTGGATGGCTGTAGTGCAGGATAAAGATTACCGGGTCCTGCCGGAGCGAATTTTTAACGAGGTAGAAGCGTTCAAGCAGTTTGTACTTGAGCAAGTAGAGAAAGTCTAA